From a single Labrenzia sp. PHM005 genomic region:
- the hutI gene encoding imidazolonepropionase produces MTANGAPYGLIEDGALVLNGDQITWVSARKDLPADYRDLPAEDLGGRLVTPGLIDCHTHVVFGGNRAKEFEMRLEGASYEEVARAGGGIVSTVTATRQASEEELLVSALARVDALIAEGVTALEIKSGYGLNIDTELSMLRVARKISEVRPVEVRTSYLAAHAVPAEYKGRADAYLDEVCLPGLEQAHADRLVDAVDGFCEGIAFSPDQMKQVFDKATDLGLSVKLHAEQLSNLGGAVLAASYQALSADHLEYLDETGVKAMAENGTVAVLLPGAFYTLREKQLPPLELLRQHKVPVALATDCNPGSSPLASLLLTMNMGCTLFRMTPEEALTGVTCIAAQALGFADRGTLEAGKRADLAVWNVDHPAELSYRIGFNALEKRIFGGAA; encoded by the coding sequence ATGACCGCCAACGGCGCGCCATATGGTCTGATCGAAGATGGAGCACTTGTGCTCAACGGCGACCAAATCACCTGGGTCAGCGCGCGCAAGGATTTGCCGGCGGATTACCGCGATTTGCCTGCGGAAGACCTTGGTGGGCGCCTTGTGACGCCGGGCCTGATTGATTGTCATACCCATGTTGTTTTTGGCGGCAACCGGGCCAAGGAATTCGAGATGCGGCTGGAAGGGGCATCTTATGAAGAAGTTGCTCGGGCCGGCGGTGGCATTGTTTCGACTGTAACAGCGACCCGCCAAGCGAGCGAAGAAGAGCTTTTGGTCTCCGCTCTAGCCCGTGTTGATGCCCTGATTGCTGAAGGTGTAACCGCGCTAGAAATCAAATCCGGTTATGGACTGAATATCGACACTGAACTCAGCATGCTGCGCGTTGCCCGGAAGATCTCCGAGGTCCGCCCGGTCGAAGTGCGGACCAGTTATCTCGCTGCGCACGCCGTCCCAGCGGAATACAAGGGCCGCGCCGACGCTTATCTCGACGAAGTTTGTCTTCCGGGATTGGAGCAAGCCCATGCCGATCGCCTTGTCGATGCTGTCGACGGGTTTTGTGAAGGCATTGCCTTCTCGCCGGATCAGATGAAGCAGGTCTTTGATAAGGCGACGGACCTCGGTCTATCGGTCAAACTCCATGCAGAGCAACTGTCCAATCTGGGTGGTGCCGTTTTGGCCGCATCCTATCAGGCGCTGTCCGCGGATCATCTGGAATATCTGGATGAAACGGGCGTCAAGGCGATGGCGGAAAACGGGACGGTCGCAGTGTTGTTACCTGGCGCGTTCTACACGCTTCGTGAAAAACAGCTGCCGCCGCTGGAGCTTTTGCGCCAGCACAAGGTGCCTGTGGCTTTGGCGACGGACTGTAATCCAGGCTCTTCCCCCTTGGCCTCCCTTCTTCTGACTATGAATATGGGCTGCACCTTGTTCCGCATGACACCGGAAGAGGCGTTGACCGGTGTGACGTGTATTGCAGCACAGGCGCTTGGATTTGCCGACCGCGGTACTTTGGAAGCTGGCAAACGCGCCGATCTAGCGGTCTGGAATGTCGATCATCCGGCAGAGTTATCTTACCGGATCGGCTTCAACGCTCTTGAAAAACGCATCTTTGGAGGAGCTGCATGA
- a CDS encoding formimidoylglutamate deiminase — MTKISTQTVYAKTALLPNGWAKDVAVHLDREGKITSVETGANQSGTATQILLPAPSNLHSHAFQRAMAGMSERRGSEPTDSFWTWRQIMFRFLDALSPDDVEAIAAFVQMEMLEAGYAAVGEFHYLHHQPGGTPSDNLAEMSDRIMAAATETGIGLTHLPVLYTYGGCDKRDLAPGQIRFGNDFERFQKLHEMASDQLKSLPKDAVIGVAPHSLRAVDDAGLSAAIALAGSAPLHMHLAEQVAEVEEVLEAKGKRPVDWLLNTHEVSHNWCLIHCTQMTPEETLGLAKTGAVAGLCPITESSLGDGIFDGVRYLGADGQFGVGSDSNIRISLSEELRTLEYSQRLRDKCRASVATEEKSTGRVLFDGVVAGGAQAIGRQSGAIAEGAYADLIALDGTHIDLDGREGDEILDTYIFAGDDRMVTDVWSAGRHVVQGAKHVQGEAIRAKYRATMASLRDRL, encoded by the coding sequence ATGACCAAAATCTCCACCCAAACGGTTTATGCAAAAACGGCGCTGCTTCCGAACGGATGGGCAAAGGACGTTGCGGTTCATCTGGATCGCGAGGGAAAGATTACCTCTGTTGAAACTGGCGCCAACCAAAGCGGCACAGCAACACAAATCCTGTTACCCGCCCCGTCAAACCTGCACAGCCACGCATTTCAGCGAGCCATGGCCGGCATGAGCGAACGGCGTGGATCCGAACCGACCGACAGTTTCTGGACTTGGCGGCAGATCATGTTCCGCTTCCTTGATGCGCTGTCACCGGATGATGTCGAAGCCATTGCCGCCTTCGTACAGATGGAGATGCTGGAAGCCGGTTATGCGGCCGTAGGCGAGTTTCACTATTTGCACCATCAGCCAGGTGGGACGCCGTCCGATAATCTTGCCGAAATGTCTGATCGGATCATGGCCGCGGCCACCGAAACCGGCATCGGCCTTACACATCTGCCGGTACTTTACACCTATGGTGGTTGTGACAAGCGGGATTTGGCGCCGGGTCAGATCCGTTTCGGCAATGATTTTGAGCGCTTCCAGAAACTCCATGAAATGGCATCCGATCAACTGAAATCACTTCCGAAGGATGCTGTGATCGGCGTCGCTCCCCACTCTTTGCGTGCAGTGGATGACGCCGGCCTATCCGCCGCCATCGCACTCGCCGGATCAGCTCCGCTGCACATGCATTTGGCCGAACAGGTGGCTGAAGTTGAAGAGGTATTGGAGGCGAAGGGGAAACGGCCCGTTGACTGGCTTTTGAATACACATGAGGTGTCGCACAACTGGTGCCTGATCCACTGCACCCAAATGACACCGGAAGAAACTTTGGGATTGGCCAAGACGGGTGCTGTCGCAGGCCTTTGCCCAATCACAGAATCCAGCCTTGGAGACGGCATTTTTGATGGTGTGCGTTATCTCGGTGCGGATGGGCAGTTCGGTGTTGGGTCAGATTCTAACATCCGGATTTCCTTGTCTGAAGAATTGCGCACGCTGGAATACTCTCAGCGCCTGCGCGACAAGTGCCGCGCATCTGTGGCTACAGAAGAGAAATCGACCGGCCGGGTTCTGTTTGACGGTGTGGTTGCCGGCGGCGCACAGGCCATCGGCCGGCAGTCAGGGGCAATTGCCGAAGGAGCCTATGCAGATCTGATAGCCCTTGATGGCACGCATATCGATCTGGACGGCCGCGAAGGCGACGAAATCCTCGATACCTACATCTTTGCTGGCGACGACCGCATGGTGACTGATGTCTGGTCTGCAGGCCGCCATGTTGTTCAAGGCGCAAAACATGTACAAGGCGAGGCGATCCGGGCGAAGTACCGCGCCACTATGGCGTCCTTACGCGACCGGTTATGA